One stretch of Bombus terrestris chromosome 5, iyBomTerr1.2, whole genome shotgun sequence DNA includes these proteins:
- the LOC100646293 gene encoding TLD domain-containing protein 2 isoform X12, which produces MPRPKFLNPITKISKFLKQKTKVLSMSEELRRALYTNSAVSIDNDVIVPDLVGTTEILSDDHREQLCRHLPARAEGYLWTLVFSTSQHGFSLNSMYRKMAKIESPILLVIEDTEGNVFGALTSCSLHVSDHFYGTGESLLFKFTPRFQAFHWTGDNLYFIKGNNESLAIGAGDGKFGLWLDGDLYQGRSQSCSTYGNEPLAPREDFVVKTLECWAFI; this is translated from the exons ATGCCGAGGCCAAAGTTTCTAAATCCCATCACTAAGATCTCCAAGTTTCTCAAGCAGAAGACGAAG GTACTGTCTATGAGCGAAGAGCTCAGGCGAGCTCTGTACACGAACAGCGCCGTCTCCATAGACAACGATGTCATCGTTCCCGACCTGGTTGGCACTACCGAGATCCTCAGCGACGATCACAGAGAACAACTGTGCCGGCATTTGCCTGCCAGGGCGGAGGGCTACCTCTGGACCCTCGTTTTCAGTACCAGTCAACATGGATTTAGTCTAAACAGTATGTACAGGAAGATGGCCAAGATAGAGAGCCCAATCCTCTTAGTGATAGAAGACACAGAAGGCAAC GTGTTTGGTGCGTTGACCTCGTGCTCTCTGCACGTGAGTGATCATTTCTATGGAACCGGCGAATCTCTTCTCTTCAAGTTCACGCCCAGATTCCAGGCGTTCCACTGGACCGGGGACAACCTCTACTTCATCAAAGGCAACAACGAAAGCCTTGCCATCGGTGCCGGAGA TGGCAAGTTTGGATTGTGGCTGGACGGAGACCTATACCAAGGCAGGTCACAATCTTGTAGCACGTATGGAAACGAGCCGCTGGCACCGCGAGAAGATTTCGTGGTGAAAACGCTGGAATGTTGGGCATTCATATAG